A single Paenibacillus sp. FSL R5-0517 DNA region contains:
- a CDS encoding DeoR/GlpR family DNA-binding transcription regulator, whose protein sequence is MLVAERYEKIVEWVDTQGSMRVTELSERCGVTEETIRRDLDKLEQAGRLRRSHGGAVSVKYKEELQSEIPYPERAVAHAEEKRRIASEAVNMVESGDRIALDASTTAWYMAAGLPNIPLTVLTNSIKVAAELSNKEQIRVIATGGQLASKSLSFVGPLAERSLDAYHVDKVFLSCKGVHLTKGISESNELQALVKQKMIQIADEVILLADSSKFNIQAFTRVAEISSVAKVITDQAVDEEQVNALIEQNITCIRV, encoded by the coding sequence ATGCTCGTAGCTGAACGGTATGAGAAAATAGTGGAATGGGTGGATACGCAAGGCAGTATGCGTGTAACCGAACTTAGTGAGCGCTGCGGGGTGACAGAAGAGACGATACGTCGTGATCTGGACAAGCTCGAACAGGCGGGCAGGCTCAGAAGATCCCATGGCGGGGCGGTCAGCGTAAAATACAAGGAAGAGTTACAGTCGGAGATTCCGTACCCGGAACGGGCTGTAGCCCATGCAGAAGAGAAGCGCAGAATTGCAAGCGAAGCGGTGAACATGGTGGAATCCGGCGACCGGATCGCCCTGGATGCAAGTACAACGGCTTGGTACATGGCGGCAGGATTGCCGAATATTCCACTGACGGTATTAACTAATTCGATTAAAGTGGCCGCAGAGCTGAGTAACAAGGAGCAGATTCGTGTGATTGCCACAGGTGGACAGTTGGCTTCGAAGTCACTGTCTTTTGTAGGACCGCTGGCGGAACGTTCGCTTGATGCGTATCATGTCGATAAAGTGTTTTTGTCTTGTAAAGGGGTGCATCTGACTAAAGGCATCAGTGAATCGAATGAATTACAGGCCTTGGTGAAGCAGAAAATGATCCAGATTGCGGATGAAGTCATATTACTTGCCGATTCCAGCAAATTTAATATACAGGCATTTACCAGAGTCGCTGAGATAAGCAGTGTTGCGAAAGTGATTACAGATCAGGCTGTAGATGAAGAGCAAGTTAACGCATTGATCGAGCAAAATATTACGTGTATACGTGTGTAA
- a CDS encoding SOS response-associated peptidase — protein sequence MCNRFSLAADLDEVRDHFKIQRVMYYYKNRYNISPTQHTPIILHQDGERVLDEFRWGFIPFWGRDAVNANLMTVHENPSYYKLVETKRCVIPCNGLYYWRQEGKKSYAVRVVMPDRGLFGIAGLYEVWRDTRKEPLRTCTMLMTGANMVTREFGSKMPAILSEEEINTWLDPANTRVTQLLPLLKSYNSTEMNLYPVTPMVANDEHDCYECVEEMDQKLAYVRSF from the coding sequence ATGTGCAACCGTTTTTCATTGGCAGCCGATTTGGACGAAGTCAGAGATCATTTCAAGATTCAGCGAGTGATGTATTATTACAAAAACCGATACAATATCAGCCCAACCCAGCATACGCCGATTATTTTACATCAGGATGGCGAGCGTGTATTGGATGAGTTTCGGTGGGGGTTCATACCATTTTGGGGTCGTGATGCCGTTAACGCGAATCTCATGACGGTGCATGAGAATCCTTCCTATTACAAACTGGTAGAGACCAAGCGCTGCGTTATTCCCTGCAATGGACTATATTACTGGCGGCAAGAGGGCAAGAAAAGTTATGCAGTTCGTGTTGTCATGCCAGATCGCGGTCTGTTCGGCATTGCTGGGTTATACGAGGTGTGGAGAGATACACGTAAAGAGCCGCTTCGTACCTGCACGATGCTTATGACAGGCGCGAACATGGTTACACGCGAGTTTGGCAGTAAAATGCCGGCGATCCTCTCCGAAGAAGAGATCAATACTTGGCTTGACCCGGCGAATACACGGGTGACTCAATTGTTACCGCTATTGAAATCGTATAATAGTACAGAGATGAATCTGTATCCAGTCACCCCAATGGTCGCCAACGATGAACACGACTGTTACGAGTGCGTAGAAGAGATGGATCAGAAGCTGGCTTACGTTCGGAGTTTCTGA
- a CDS encoding OsmC family protein has product MKHPFHLKAVWNGGRNSEGTIDAGGLKTVISIPQEMGGPGTGTNPDEMLLGAASTCYLITLAAMLERSDITPDELTLESEATVDVTNNVFTYERIVHRPRIVLSQDASEADITKAERLAHKAESSCMISRAVAGNVQMETQPVIITTGAKAV; this is encoded by the coding sequence ATGAAACATCCTTTTCATCTGAAAGCAGTATGGAATGGTGGACGTAACAGTGAGGGAACAATCGATGCGGGTGGATTAAAAACGGTCATATCGATTCCGCAGGAGATGGGCGGACCCGGTACGGGAACCAACCCGGACGAAATGCTGCTGGGTGCAGCCTCCACCTGTTATCTGATTACACTGGCTGCAATGCTAGAGCGTTCGGATATTACGCCGGATGAATTGACGCTTGAATCGGAAGCAACGGTAGATGTTACGAATAACGTATTTACGTACGAACGGATCGTACATAGACCCCGGATTGTACTCAGCCAGGATGCTTCAGAGGCGGATATAACCAAGGCTGAGCGCTTAGCGCACAAGGCTGAATCATCCTGCATGATTTCCCGAGCGGTGGCAGGTAATGTCCAGATGGAGACACAACCGGTCATTATTACAACAGGAGCTAAGGCGGTGTGA
- a CDS encoding DUF2062 domain-containing protein, with amino-acid sequence MNTQKRKTNRWVRLTRAMKLNFLKLLRAPGGAHKVSTGFAIGFGLELIVISTASLIYLIFYPIVRLSGGSMPAAIVGNVIGKLTFLPIILMPLAKQIGSWILPAHSMGQGLVHESAFMELFRGNWSAVSELLLGGLDILAGMSVFGVILGVISYFVVKFFYVRALNRRYERRLEKRRQADIASVSPPVLIRKPSQS; translated from the coding sequence ATGAACACACAGAAGCGCAAGACTAACCGCTGGGTACGTTTAACACGTGCTATGAAGCTGAATTTTCTCAAATTGTTACGTGCTCCCGGAGGTGCGCATAAAGTATCCACCGGATTTGCCATAGGGTTCGGATTGGAATTGATCGTGATCTCGACCGCTTCCCTGATCTATCTCATATTTTATCCCATTGTACGACTGTCTGGCGGTTCGATGCCCGCAGCGATTGTTGGTAATGTGATTGGTAAACTTACGTTTTTACCTATTATACTGATGCCGCTCGCCAAACAGATTGGTTCATGGATTTTGCCTGCTCACAGCATGGGACAGGGACTGGTACATGAGAGTGCATTCATGGAGCTGTTTCGTGGAAACTGGTCGGCCGTGAGCGAATTGTTGCTTGGTGGGCTGGATATTCTGGCAGGTATGTCCGTGTTCGGTGTCATTTTGGGTGTAATTTCGTACTTTGTCGTGAAATTTTTCTACGTCAGAGCGCTCAACCGGCGTTATGAACGCCGGCTGGAGAAACGCCGACAAGCGGATATCGCTTCGGTATCCCCTCCAGTGTTAATCAGGAAGCCATCACAATCATAA
- a CDS encoding NADH-dependent flavin oxidoreductase has protein sequence MNPKFNQMFEQVSLPTGITLKNRIVLAPMTHMSSNADGTISDAELAYYARRTGGAGMSITAVGHVTEYGIGFPAQFGVYDDRFIPGLKKLAETMKQQGSVAVLQIFHAGRLTPEQAVPAGQVVAPSAVASERPGSPEPRELTDAEITSIIKDFGEATRRAIEAGFDGVEIHGANGYLIQQFFSPHSNRREDRFGGSVEKRLTFPLAVVDEIQKVVAEHTKLPFIIGYRFSPEEPETPGLTMEDTYALVDALKDKNLDYLHVSLNEFWSKPRRGEADTRSRMEFILDRVNGKLPVIGVGAIHTADEAAEALQTGVPLLAIGRELIIEPDWVEKIESGREEDIATILTKSDQERLVIPDGLWNAIIHTPGWFPMAEDK, from the coding sequence ATGAATCCAAAGTTTAACCAAATGTTTGAACAAGTTTCACTGCCGACTGGTATTACACTGAAAAACCGTATCGTGCTCGCTCCCATGACTCATATGTCCTCGAATGCGGATGGTACCATATCCGACGCTGAACTCGCCTATTATGCACGACGCACCGGTGGGGCTGGCATGTCGATTACGGCTGTAGGGCATGTAACCGAGTATGGCATTGGTTTCCCCGCTCAATTTGGTGTCTATGATGATCGCTTCATTCCTGGTCTGAAAAAATTGGCTGAAACCATGAAACAACAGGGCTCCGTTGCCGTATTGCAAATTTTCCATGCGGGCCGTCTGACGCCTGAACAAGCTGTACCTGCGGGTCAAGTAGTTGCTCCTAGTGCGGTTGCGAGTGAGCGTCCAGGTTCGCCTGAACCAAGAGAATTGACGGATGCCGAGATTACTTCCATTATCAAAGACTTTGGTGAAGCGACACGTCGTGCAATTGAAGCCGGATTTGATGGTGTTGAGATTCACGGTGCGAACGGTTATCTGATCCAGCAATTTTTCTCCCCGCATTCCAACCGACGTGAAGACCGCTTTGGCGGAAGTGTGGAGAAACGTCTTACTTTCCCGCTTGCTGTCGTGGATGAGATTCAAAAAGTAGTTGCCGAACATACCAAACTGCCGTTCATCATTGGTTACCGTTTCTCCCCGGAAGAACCGGAAACACCGGGACTTACAATGGAAGATACGTATGCACTGGTGGATGCATTAAAAGATAAAAATCTCGACTACCTGCACGTTTCCCTGAACGAATTCTGGTCCAAGCCAAGACGCGGCGAAGCCGATACACGTTCAAGAATGGAATTCATCCTGGATCGAGTGAACGGCAAATTGCCTGTGATTGGCGTAGGTGCGATTCATACGGCTGATGAGGCCGCTGAGGCCCTTCAAACGGGAGTACCTTTGCTTGCCATTGGACGTGAACTGATTATTGAACCGGATTGGGTCGAGAAAATCGAGAGCGGACGTGAAGAAGATATTGCAACGATTCTGACGAAATCGGATCAGGAACGTCTGGTTATCCCTGACGGGTTGTGGAACGCAATAATCCACACACCGGGTTGGTTCCCTATGGCAGAAGATAAATAA
- a CDS encoding AEC family transporter: MLHSFILTLYHVFLPISLPVIGGILLKHFKNWDTRSLSTFSLYILSPALIFNTLLHAEITWTDVTSTFWFSLINLITLWALAELLSRIFRLGASEKAGLTLVSTFTNCVNYGLPLVLLAFGQLGLDKASVYVIGQMIIVNTVGIFFAARSEFTVKNAILSVFRMPSIYAAGIAIALRASNLSLPEALDGGIAMLAMGYSPVVLAILGAQMLRPKGATVPWLPNVRRAFWTGLVVRLAAAPILSWLILIVLQVEGTLFSVLLILASMPTAVNAVILAEQFNASPQFVSRCILWTTAASMFMLPIMIVMAS; the protein is encoded by the coding sequence TTGCTTCACTCATTCATACTCACGTTATACCATGTATTCTTGCCGATATCACTTCCCGTGATCGGTGGTATTCTGTTAAAACACTTCAAGAATTGGGATACCCGGTCGCTCTCGACCTTTTCCCTTTATATTTTGAGCCCTGCGCTCATCTTCAATACATTGCTGCATGCAGAGATCACCTGGACGGACGTAACCAGCACATTCTGGTTCTCCCTCATCAATCTGATTACCCTGTGGGCACTCGCCGAGCTGTTAAGCCGGATTTTCCGTCTGGGTGCAAGCGAAAAAGCGGGTCTCACCCTCGTCTCCACGTTTACGAACTGCGTGAATTACGGGCTCCCGCTGGTACTGCTGGCCTTTGGTCAGCTCGGACTGGACAAGGCTTCCGTCTACGTTATTGGACAGATGATCATTGTGAATACGGTAGGTATCTTTTTTGCCGCGAGATCCGAATTCACTGTAAAAAATGCGATTCTGTCCGTTTTCCGCATGCCATCCATCTATGCTGCTGGCATCGCCATTGCGCTGCGTGCGTCCAATCTGAGCCTGCCTGAAGCACTGGATGGGGGGATTGCCATGCTGGCTATGGGTTACTCTCCTGTCGTTCTCGCCATACTTGGAGCACAGATGCTCAGACCAAAAGGAGCAACGGTGCCTTGGTTGCCCAATGTACGCCGAGCCTTCTGGACCGGACTTGTGGTGCGTCTCGCAGCTGCGCCGATCCTCTCCTGGCTGATTCTTATCGTGCTTCAGGTCGAGGGTACGTTGTTCAGTGTGCTGCTGATCCTCGCATCCATGCCCACCGCAGTGAACGCCGTTATTTTGGCTGAACAGTTCAATGCTTCCCCGCAGTTTGTATCTCGCTGTATTCTGTGGACTACTGCTGCATCCATGTTCATGCTGCCCATTATGATTGTGATGGCTTCCTGA